The proteins below come from a single Verrucomicrobiia bacterium genomic window:
- a CDS encoding AbrB/MazE/SpoVT family DNA-binding domain-containing protein, giving the protein MITTITGKNQITLPADLVRELDWRPGHQIVWTKADDGSLVGRRKPTRSELARKLGGRGRKYLTTGSNPVAELVAEREREDGEEGLG; this is encoded by the coding sequence ATGATTACTACAATCACCGGGAAGAACCAGATCACCTTGCCTGCAGACCTTGTCCGGGAGCTCGACTGGAGACCGGGCCATCAGATCGTTTGGACCAAGGCCGATGACGGCAGTCTGGTTGGCCGACGCAAGCCCACACGGTCCGAATTGGCCCGAAAACTGGGAGGACGCGGACGCAAGTACCTCACAACGGGCAGCAATCCCGTCGCCGAACTCGTCGCCGAGCGGGAACGGGAAGACGGGGAGGAGGGCCTT